In Carya illinoinensis cultivar Pawnee chromosome 16, C.illinoinensisPawnee_v1, whole genome shotgun sequence, a single window of DNA contains:
- the LOC122299008 gene encoding signal recognition particle receptor subunit alpha homolog, translated as MTKNVAKEMAEKLYESVAASLEGKKLASFTRISSTVQAAMEEALVRILTPRCSIDILRDVHAAREQRKPYVVVFVGVNGVGKSTNLAKVAYWLLQHEMNVMIAACDTF; from the exons ATGACGAAGAATGTG GCTAAGGAGATGGCAGAGAAACTCTATGAATCAGTGGCAGCGAGTCTTGAAGGGAAAAAGTTGGCTTCGTTTACAAGGATATCTTCAACTGTACAG GCAGCAATGGAAGAAGCTCTTGTTCGAATTTTAACTCCTAGGTGCTCTATTGACATATTGAGGGATGTGCATGCTGCCAGGGAACAAAGGAAGCcttatgttgttgtttttgtcGGTGTTAATGGAGTTGGGAAATCTACTAATCTAGCCAAG GTTGCCTACTGGCTTCTGCAGCACGAGATGAATGTCATGATAGCTGCTTGTGACACATTCTGA